Proteins encoded by one window of Akkermansia muciniphila ATCC BAA-835:
- the nuoD gene encoding NADH dehydrogenase (quinone) subunit D, translated as MKTSTKTFAIADTAANADYLTNTSEPLGETMTLNVGPSHPATHGVLRLVLELDGEEIISCDPVVGHLHRGMEKIGETIQYNQFVPYTDRFDYLAPLSNNIAYACAVEKLLGWELPPRGQALRVLALELSRFSSHILGVGVYGMDVGAMTVFLYCYEEREKIHNFYEQLTGARFTSSYTRIGGQTRDVPNEMLKEVLVFCDEAAKTLDETEALLLKNKIFIDRLQGVGVISREKALSWGITGANLRASGIKRDLRKLTPYLGYENYEFDVPVGEHGDCYDRFTVRIEEMRQSLRIIRQVIETMPDGPINMVDTKGTLPEKKKVLTDMESLIRQFMTTTMGVNAPAGQVYFAAENPKGELGFFLDSKGGGLPNRLRMRSPSFCNLSILPELMKGHLVSDVPAILGSFDFVMGECDR; from the coding sequence ATGAAGACGAGCACCAAAACTTTCGCCATTGCAGATACAGCCGCTAACGCAGACTATCTCACCAATACATCCGAACCGCTCGGAGAAACGATGACCCTGAATGTGGGCCCCTCCCACCCCGCCACCCACGGCGTGCTGCGCCTAGTGCTGGAACTTGATGGTGAAGAAATCATCAGCTGTGATCCGGTGGTTGGCCATCTGCACCGCGGAATGGAAAAAATAGGCGAAACCATCCAGTACAACCAATTTGTTCCCTACACCGACCGTTTTGACTACCTGGCCCCCCTGTCCAACAACATCGCCTATGCCTGCGCGGTGGAAAAACTGCTGGGATGGGAACTGCCGCCCCGCGGACAGGCCCTGCGCGTACTGGCCCTGGAACTTTCCCGCTTTTCCTCCCACATCCTGGGCGTAGGCGTGTACGGCATGGACGTAGGCGCCATGACCGTTTTCCTGTACTGTTATGAGGAACGTGAAAAAATCCATAATTTTTACGAACAGCTCACTGGGGCGCGCTTTACTTCCTCCTATACCCGCATCGGCGGACAGACGCGTGATGTTCCCAATGAAATGCTCAAGGAAGTGCTCGTCTTCTGCGATGAAGCGGCCAAAACCCTTGATGAAACGGAAGCCCTCCTGCTCAAAAACAAAATCTTCATTGACCGTCTTCAGGGCGTAGGCGTCATCAGCCGTGAAAAAGCGCTTTCCTGGGGTATTACGGGGGCCAACCTGCGAGCCAGCGGCATTAAGCGGGACCTGCGCAAACTCACCCCCTATCTGGGATATGAAAATTACGAATTCGACGTCCCCGTAGGCGAACACGGAGACTGCTACGACCGTTTTACCGTGCGCATTGAAGAAATGCGCCAGTCCCTGCGCATCATCCGCCAAGTCATTGAAACCATGCCGGACGGCCCCATCAACATGGTGGACACCAAAGGCACGCTGCCTGAAAAGAAAAAAGTCCTGACGGACATGGAATCCCTGATTCGCCAGTTCATGACGACGACCATGGGGGTGAACGCCCCTGCCGGGCAGGTTTACTTTGCCGCGGAAAACCCGAAGGGAGAGCTGGGTTTCTTCCTGGACTCCAAGGGGGGCGGGCTTCCCAACCGCCTGCGCATGCGCTCCCCCTCCTTCTGCAACCTGTCCATCCTGCCGGAACTGATGAAAGGCCACCTGGTTTCCGACGTTCCGGCCATTCTCGGCTCCTTCGACTTCGTGATGGGCGAATGCGACCGTTAA
- a CDS encoding NAD(P)H-dependent oxidoreductase subunit E — protein MSDYAENAIDATIAHQPSPGERFYPAFEVTPELDAAASEYVTHYPEGKQKSAVLPILHEIQKKFGFISGDAIAWVGEKLNISAAHVLGVVTFYPGLRQMCPGKNHIRVCRTLSCAMAGADSLFDAICTRLGIDKNGIDHHHPIGVSPDGLWSVEGVECLANCGFGPNMMVNDLLYEKVTPEVLEEVIAKYQTA, from the coding sequence ATGTCCGATTACGCTGAAAACGCCATCGACGCGACTATCGCCCACCAGCCCAGCCCGGGCGAACGGTTTTACCCGGCCTTTGAAGTAACGCCGGAACTTGACGCCGCCGCCAGCGAATACGTTACGCATTACCCGGAAGGCAAGCAAAAATCCGCCGTGCTGCCCATCCTGCATGAAATACAGAAAAAATTCGGCTTCATCAGCGGCGACGCCATTGCCTGGGTGGGAGAAAAACTGAATATCTCCGCCGCCCATGTTCTGGGCGTGGTGACTTTCTATCCCGGTCTGCGCCAGATGTGCCCCGGAAAAAACCACATCCGCGTATGCCGCACTCTTTCCTGCGCCATGGCGGGGGCGGACAGCCTGTTCGACGCCATCTGCACGCGTCTGGGCATTGACAAAAACGGCATCGACCACCACCACCCCATTGGAGTCAGCCCGGACGGCCTGTGGAGCGTGGAAGGAGTGGAATGCCTAGCCAACTGCGGCTTTGGCCCCAACATGATGGTCAACGATCTCCTGTACGAAAAAGTCACTCCGGAAGTGCTGGAAGAAGTGATTGCCAAATATCAGACAGCCTAA
- a CDS encoding DUF6056 family protein: MLKPRRIFVFPIAVTFSVLFILYIISWFSPIAGDSFIHDRTGYLGQFHIRHVWKACVDSYLYWNPRLGEMAAFFITSAPRLVWTVLNPVFVLALVLGLYVLALGRMPNLRRECGAWTWLFALSMFVSAGVTVYYVCLTRAGSMNYVWTGCLIVWFMNIYRTRWGKRITSPRWGLSSGCLIYGIFCGACNAGATIGMAAAFCIMAAVGMFRDRRVGAYVWCGFAGVALGGLFLFAAPGLYSRLGHDLGASEVLRKGGFCAYAESFGILLYYHARMLCKIYAVSAVLTGFLLFSGTERCREVIRKEKESFFYILFLLLLGFIMSVCYFPVCIPAHHVQFVSSLPVLAASTVLFSVLYRNEIMVRGLRAVTVCLAGATLFFGVVFALEYYHVGSQAFQREELIHKAFQEGNLEPEVPSISPLFFEGKVSGTDGNWGGPDTNRRFGIRKLVVKKP, from the coding sequence ATGTTGAAGCCGAGGAGAATTTTTGTCTTTCCCATTGCTGTAACATTTTCAGTATTATTTATTTTATATATTATTTCATGGTTTTCCCCTATTGCCGGGGATTCCTTTATTCACGACAGGACGGGGTACCTTGGGCAGTTTCATATCCGCCATGTCTGGAAGGCCTGCGTGGACAGTTACCTGTATTGGAATCCCAGGCTGGGGGAAATGGCTGCGTTTTTTATTACTTCTGCTCCCCGGCTGGTCTGGACGGTCTTGAATCCCGTGTTTGTGCTTGCCCTTGTTCTTGGCCTTTATGTGCTCGCTCTGGGGAGAATGCCCAATCTCCGGCGGGAGTGCGGAGCATGGACGTGGTTGTTTGCTTTAAGCATGTTCGTCTCAGCCGGGGTAACCGTTTATTATGTCTGCCTGACACGCGCAGGCTCCATGAATTATGTGTGGACCGGATGCCTGATCGTATGGTTCATGAATATTTACAGAACCAGGTGGGGGAAGCGGATAACCTCCCCTCGATGGGGCCTGTCCTCAGGATGTCTGATTTATGGGATTTTCTGCGGCGCCTGTAATGCAGGGGCGACGATAGGAATGGCGGCGGCGTTTTGCATCATGGCCGCGGTCGGCATGTTCCGGGACCGCAGGGTGGGCGCTTATGTATGGTGCGGGTTTGCCGGCGTTGCGTTGGGAGGCCTGTTTCTATTTGCCGCCCCCGGTTTGTATTCGCGGCTTGGCCATGATTTGGGAGCGAGTGAAGTTTTGAGGAAGGGCGGTTTTTGCGCCTATGCGGAGTCTTTCGGGATATTGCTTTATTACCACGCGAGGATGTTGTGTAAAATATATGCCGTTTCCGCAGTATTAACGGGATTTTTGTTGTTCAGCGGCACGGAGCGGTGCCGGGAAGTAATCAGGAAGGAAAAGGAATCCTTCTTTTATATTCTTTTTTTATTGTTGCTGGGGTTCATCATGTCCGTTTGTTATTTTCCGGTGTGCATTCCCGCCCATCATGTTCAGTTCGTGTCGTCCCTGCCCGTTTTGGCGGCGTCAACCGTGTTGTTCTCCGTATTGTACCGGAATGAGATCATGGTGCGCGGATTGCGCGCGGTGACTGTTTGCCTTGCCGGAGCGACTTTGTTTTTCGGGGTGGTGTTCGCCCTGGAGTATTATCATGTAGGCTCTCAGGCTTTCCAGAGAGAGGAACTGATTCATAAGGCCTTCCAGGAGGGGAATCTGGAACCGGAAGTTCCTTCCATCTCTCCTCTTTTCTTTGAAGGAAAAGTGTCCGGAACGGATGGGAATTGGGGAGGGCCGGATACCAACCGCCGGTTTGGCATCCGCAAACTGGTGGTGAAAAAGCCCTGA
- the nuoF gene encoding NADH-quinone oxidoreductase subunit NuoF, with amino-acid sequence MSITYLPGKEPHPRETRRILKNVNREGWNTSIDCYLADGGYEELKKALGMEPRAVIDEVKKSGLRGRGGAGFPTGVKWTFIPPNNTKPVYLVCNCDESEPGTFKDRYIVHQDPHQLIEGMVISSYAVGAHQAYIYMREEFPIAAEIMLKALQEARERGFLGSNIQGSGYNLEIHLHRGAGAYICGEETALLNSLEGDRPYPRIKPPYFPAAIGLYGCPTIVNNVESLCQVKHIMAMGGEAYSQEGAKRSPGTRIIGVSGDVKRPGFYEIVSGSMTFGELLYDVCGGPRDGRQFKAVIPGGSSSKVMRTDAEYKVQNPDGTMGKITFFDIPLDLDSIARHGSMSGSGAVIVMDDSRSMPWAMNNINRFYAHESCGQCTPCREGCPWMMKLSTRILEGKAAPSDVDLLIEVANQIEGKTVCAFGEAASWPTQAMVSKFKEEFVALTDPFNACLPHTEEGREQNRFLTR; translated from the coding sequence ATGAGCATCACCTATCTTCCCGGTAAAGAACCCCACCCCAGGGAAACGCGCCGCATTCTGAAAAACGTCAACCGCGAGGGCTGGAATACCTCCATTGACTGCTATCTGGCCGACGGCGGTTATGAAGAACTGAAAAAGGCGCTCGGCATGGAGCCCAGGGCCGTCATTGACGAGGTGAAAAAATCCGGTCTTCGCGGCCGTGGCGGCGCGGGGTTCCCCACCGGCGTGAAATGGACCTTCATTCCGCCGAACAACACGAAGCCTGTTTACCTGGTTTGCAACTGTGACGAATCCGAACCAGGCACGTTCAAGGACCGCTACATTGTCCATCAGGATCCCCACCAGCTCATTGAAGGAATGGTCATCTCCAGCTACGCGGTGGGAGCGCATCAGGCTTACATCTACATGCGCGAAGAATTTCCCATCGCCGCGGAAATCATGCTCAAAGCCCTTCAGGAAGCTCGCGAACGCGGCTTCCTGGGCAGCAATATCCAGGGGTCCGGCTATAATCTGGAAATCCACCTGCACCGCGGAGCGGGAGCGTACATTTGCGGTGAGGAAACGGCCCTGCTCAACTCCCTTGAAGGGGATCGCCCCTATCCCCGCATCAAGCCCCCCTACTTCCCGGCCGCCATCGGCCTGTACGGATGCCCCACCATTGTCAACAACGTGGAATCCCTCTGCCAGGTGAAACACATCATGGCCATGGGAGGAGAAGCCTACAGCCAGGAAGGAGCCAAACGTTCCCCCGGCACCCGCATCATCGGGGTTTCCGGCGACGTCAAACGTCCTGGGTTCTATGAAATCGTCTCCGGCTCCATGACCTTCGGTGAACTGCTGTATGACGTCTGCGGCGGCCCGCGGGACGGGCGCCAGTTCAAGGCCGTGATACCCGGAGGCTCCTCCTCCAAGGTCATGCGCACGGATGCGGAATACAAAGTGCAGAATCCGGACGGCACCATGGGAAAAATCACCTTTTTCGACATTCCGCTGGATCTGGACAGCATCGCCCGGCACGGCTCCATGTCCGGTTCCGGCGCGGTCATCGTCATGGACGACTCCCGCTCCATGCCCTGGGCCATGAACAACATCAACCGTTTCTACGCCCATGAATCCTGCGGGCAGTGCACTCCCTGCCGGGAAGGCTGTCCGTGGATGATGAAACTCAGCACCCGCATCCTGGAAGGAAAAGCCGCCCCGTCGGATGTGGATCTGCTCATTGAAGTGGCCAACCAGATTGAAGGAAAAACGGTCTGCGCCTTTGGTGAAGCCGCCTCCTGGCCCACCCAGGCCATGGTCTCCAAATTCAAGGAAGAATTCGTAGCCCTGACGGATCCATTCAACGCCTGTCTGCCCCACACGGAGGAAGGCAGGGAGCAAAACCGTTTCCTCACCCGCTAA
- a CDS encoding riboflavin synthase, which produces MFTGLVETTGTVEGFTPINGGARLTLTIPFGRELALGDSVAVNGCCLTVDALEGERISFDLLSQTLRVTSLGTLKPGMLVNLERAMSAMDRFGGHFVMGHVDHTGTIAALEPAGQDHRLEVRIPEELTRYCIDKGSITIDGISLTIANLSGSLLEFWITPHTFGRTNLQNSVPGQPVNLEVDMLAKYVERLFSAREQRAEG; this is translated from the coding sequence ATGTTTACCGGACTCGTTGAAACAACAGGAACCGTGGAAGGATTTACGCCTATTAACGGCGGAGCCAGGCTGACGCTGACCATTCCGTTCGGCCGTGAACTTGCCCTGGGGGATTCCGTTGCCGTCAACGGATGCTGCCTGACGGTGGATGCCCTGGAGGGTGAACGTATCTCCTTTGATCTGCTTTCCCAGACTCTCCGCGTCACCAGTCTGGGAACCCTCAAGCCGGGGATGCTGGTTAATCTGGAACGCGCCATGTCCGCCATGGACCGTTTCGGAGGCCACTTCGTGATGGGGCATGTGGACCATACCGGTACGATTGCCGCTCTGGAGCCTGCAGGGCAGGATCACCGTTTGGAGGTGCGCATTCCGGAGGAACTCACCCGCTATTGTATTGACAAGGGTTCCATCACCATTGACGGCATTTCCCTGACCATAGCCAATTTGAGCGGCTCTCTGCTGGAGTTCTGGATTACGCCCCATACTTTCGGCCGCACGAATCTGCAGAATTCCGTTCCCGGCCAGCCGGTCAATCTGGAAGTGGATATGCTGGCCAAGTATGTAGAGAGACTGTTTTCTGCCCGTGAACAACGTGCGGAGGGATAG
- a CDS encoding putative Na+/H+ antiporter: MSCICHFFKVLARRAGLLTAVAAAAFFLGAPAGEASARTAAPAYPAAEVGGESQYSHFPIPLNHYNPVPPDASLYQVLSERNKQSGGFNLAVTLVFFGAIIHTFLAGRFERYSHKLALRYKEKLKETNFRVMHPEERLPVSFASAIFHFLGEVEAVFGIWLIPFMFVCWKYYSFEDFSAYLNYDCSFTEPMFVMIIMIIASSRPIFKLAEYVVNCGARLGKATPGAWWISVMCLAPLLGSLITEPAAMTIGALILSKKFYDLKPKKTLMYATLGLLFVNISIGGTLTHFAAPPVVMVAEKWDWGLAHMIQHFGWKAVSAIVISNLAYFLLFRREFARLASQQREFDEFDDAVPQSWEDRNDKIPLWVTLAHVCFLVWTVLFAHEPVMFIGSFLFFIGFTLATPQYQNQMSLRVPIMVGFFLAGLVILGGVQAWWLEPVLTRLGDYAMVGATLLTAFNDNAAVTFLASTVPNLPEAVKYSVVAGAVTGGGLTVIANAPNPAGQAILGKYFKGINPLWLFAWAAFPTAIVFIFFTCFGH; the protein is encoded by the coding sequence ATGAGCTGTATTTGTCATTTCTTCAAAGTTCTGGCGCGCCGTGCGGGTCTGCTCACTGCCGTAGCTGCCGCCGCTTTTTTCCTGGGGGCTCCCGCCGGTGAAGCTTCGGCCCGCACGGCGGCTCCCGCTTATCCGGCCGCGGAAGTGGGGGGGGAATCCCAGTACAGCCATTTTCCCATTCCTCTCAATCATTACAATCCGGTGCCGCCGGATGCCAGCCTGTACCAGGTGCTTAGTGAACGCAACAAGCAGTCCGGCGGTTTCAACCTGGCAGTGACGCTCGTTTTCTTCGGCGCTATTATCCATACGTTTCTGGCTGGCCGCTTTGAGCGTTATTCCCATAAGCTGGCCCTGCGCTATAAGGAAAAGCTCAAGGAAACCAACTTCCGCGTGATGCATCCGGAAGAGCGCCTCCCGGTTTCCTTCGCGTCCGCCATTTTCCATTTTCTGGGAGAAGTGGAAGCCGTGTTCGGAATCTGGCTTATCCCTTTCATGTTCGTGTGCTGGAAGTATTATTCCTTTGAGGATTTTTCCGCTTATTTGAATTATGACTGTTCCTTCACGGAGCCGATGTTCGTGATGATTATCATGATTATCGCTTCTTCCCGCCCTATTTTCAAGCTGGCGGAATATGTCGTGAACTGCGGCGCCAGGCTTGGGAAGGCCACGCCGGGCGCGTGGTGGATTTCCGTGATGTGCCTGGCTCCCTTGCTGGGGTCTCTGATTACGGAACCTGCCGCCATGACGATCGGGGCCCTGATCCTAAGCAAGAAATTTTACGACCTCAAGCCGAAGAAAACCTTGATGTACGCCACTCTGGGGCTTCTCTTCGTGAATATCTCCATCGGGGGCACCCTGACGCACTTTGCAGCTCCGCCCGTAGTGATGGTGGCGGAAAAGTGGGACTGGGGGCTGGCTCACATGATCCAGCATTTCGGATGGAAGGCCGTTTCCGCCATCGTCATTTCCAATTTGGCGTATTTTCTCCTTTTCCGCAGGGAGTTCGCCCGCCTGGCTTCCCAGCAGAGGGAGTTCGACGAGTTTGACGACGCCGTTCCCCAGTCCTGGGAAGACCGCAATGACAAGATACCGTTGTGGGTGACCCTGGCGCATGTCTGCTTCCTGGTCTGGACGGTTCTTTTTGCCCATGAGCCGGTCATGTTCATCGGCAGTTTCCTGTTCTTTATCGGTTTCACATTGGCTACGCCGCAATACCAGAACCAAATGTCTCTGCGTGTGCCCATCATGGTGGGGTTCTTCCTGGCGGGGCTGGTCATTCTGGGCGGCGTGCAGGCCTGGTGGCTGGAGCCGGTGCTGACGCGGCTGGGGGACTACGCCATGGTCGGGGCTACGCTGCTGACGGCATTTAATGACAATGCCGCCGTCACTTTCCTGGCGTCTACGGTTCCCAACCTGCCGGAAGCCGTCAAATATTCCGTGGTGGCGGGTGCTGTGACGGGCGGCGGCCTGACGGTCATCGCCAACGCCCCCAATCCGGCCGGGCAGGCCATTCTGGGTAAATATTTCAAAGGCATCAATCCCCTGTGGCTGTTTGCCTGGGCGGCTTTTCCCACTGCCATCGTGTTTATTTTCTTCACCTGCTTCGGCCATTAA
- a CDS encoding polysaccharide deacetylase family protein encodes MRSVPGLLSVFLIAAGVACAELPPDLPPASPLPFAPGPVIGGTIKGNPAAGIVPVKDLIEANRKDEYIPMAEPIPGETGSSAPLAESIPNAEPIPGETNLHAPVQPAEAPLAIPSTAFSPVPVPQPETRVAILGYHDFSRTLPATEMRMNTDVFRSQMQALKASGVPVISMKEFLEWKLGDRQLPAKCVMITIDDGWKSVYTDAYPILKETGFPFTIFPYTKFITGRGSAMSPAQIQEMLNNGATLGSHSVSHLYPRSWRAAQRKGTQAVLDLATAEIGNSRKILQEKFPGSSVEAYCYPGGFILPEMISKAEDAGFQAAFTVIPKKVTKDTDRWRIHRYMVFGKDPKTFTRALNFNVPSTPETPAATPGNSSGKKMNSYPAPAQPVYPAANTVVKNQTPDISISLAGEPSLEPKQMEMRVSGFGLVNARYDAKEKILKWTPSRPLRLSPVTVQVRWKNPAVNMWQTATWQFGIEEQEMHFTPRNIVK; translated from the coding sequence ATGCGCTCCGTCCCAGGCCTCCTTTCCGTTTTCTTGATCGCAGCCGGTGTCGCATGTGCGGAGCTTCCGCCCGACCTGCCGCCGGCGTCTCCCCTTCCCTTTGCTCCCGGCCCGGTCATCGGGGGAACCATCAAGGGAAACCCGGCCGCCGGCATCGTTCCCGTCAAAGACCTGATTGAAGCCAACCGCAAGGATGAATACATCCCCATGGCGGAACCCATTCCCGGAGAGACAGGCTCTTCCGCTCCCCTGGCGGAGTCCATCCCTAACGCGGAACCCATTCCCGGGGAAACGAACCTGCACGCCCCGGTACAACCTGCGGAGGCACCCCTTGCCATTCCCTCCACGGCTTTTTCCCCCGTTCCGGTTCCTCAGCCTGAAACCCGCGTAGCCATTCTGGGTTACCATGATTTCAGCCGCACCCTTCCCGCTACGGAAATGCGCATGAATACGGATGTATTCCGCTCTCAGATGCAGGCGCTGAAGGCGTCCGGAGTGCCCGTCATCTCCATGAAGGAATTCCTGGAATGGAAACTGGGGGACAGGCAGCTTCCGGCCAAATGCGTCATGATCACCATCGATGACGGCTGGAAGAGCGTCTACACGGACGCCTATCCCATCCTGAAAGAAACGGGATTCCCCTTTACCATTTTCCCATACACCAAATTCATCACGGGCCGCGGTTCTGCCATGAGCCCCGCCCAGATTCAGGAAATGCTGAATAACGGCGCCACCCTGGGCAGCCACTCCGTCAGCCACCTGTACCCAAGATCCTGGAGGGCCGCCCAGCGGAAAGGTACACAAGCGGTTCTGGATCTGGCAACGGCGGAAATAGGCAATTCCCGGAAAATCCTTCAGGAAAAATTCCCCGGTTCTTCCGTGGAGGCCTATTGCTATCCTGGCGGCTTCATCCTGCCGGAAATGATCTCCAAGGCGGAAGACGCCGGATTCCAGGCGGCCTTTACGGTAATCCCCAAAAAAGTGACCAAGGACACGGACCGCTGGCGGATTCACCGCTACATGGTCTTCGGCAAAGACCCTAAGACATTTACCAGAGCCCTGAATTTCAACGTTCCCTCCACTCCGGAAACTCCGGCGGCCACCCCTGGCAACAGCAGCGGGAAAAAGATGAATTCCTACCCGGCCCCGGCCCAGCCCGTTTATCCGGCCGCCAATACCGTGGTGAAAAACCAGACTCCCGATATATCCATTTCCCTGGCAGGGGAACCCTCCTTGGAACCCAAGCAAATGGAAATGCGCGTCTCCGGCTTCGGCCTGGTAAACGCCCGGTACGACGCCAAGGAAAAAATTTTGAAATGGACTCCCTCCCGTCCCCTGCGGCTCAGCCCCGTAACCGTCCAGGTCCGTTGGAAAAATCCTGCTGTCAACATGTGGCAAACGGCCACCTGGCAATTCGGCATCGAGGAACAGGAAATGCACTTCACTCCCCGGAACATAGTCAAATAG
- a CDS encoding molybdopterin-dependent oxidoreductase — translation MSEEASKLPKDIAAAEGKVNVQINGTWHRFPRGTRIADACRSVGVPIPCFCYHPKLAVAGSCRMCMVEQGMPPRLAPGQTPSYDENGYQRIQWMPRPIISCANTVAENMGIRTDSPLASEARRGVMEFLLTSHPLDCPICDQAGECKLQEYSNDYGQVEGRFEEKKTKKGKNLSIGPRVNLDQERCVLCGRCVRFMRDIMHDEVLTMSQRGTFNAITVYPGRELDSNYSMNTVDLCPVGALTSKDFRFKMRVWFLKETKTIDVDCGTGTNITLWTREDKVYRITPRQNDAVNSCWMPDSHRLNYKYINAETRIPQPVIRTDAEAPHRPSTWEPALASAAEAVKRIAPNQLAIIASGRMTNEELYMVRHLAAQIGTDMVDIVPRMGESDGMLISADRNPNTNGARLVLDIEPGSRLDAIREGVRSGSIKGILSLGEDLISPEAGFTAEDLDKLDYLFMTAHSANETARHADLVLPGVTYAEKFGTMINVTGRIQRLNRAIQPIGYARDDWQIFRDITLLLGGNPALKDFNSALDILTAMSTEYGALNGVSWGSIGDGGQPILETGVTIPVVEREKNQGR, via the coding sequence ATGAGTGAAGAAGCTTCCAAACTCCCCAAAGACATTGCCGCCGCGGAAGGCAAGGTGAACGTCCAAATCAACGGAACGTGGCACCGGTTCCCGCGCGGCACGCGGATTGCAGACGCCTGCCGTTCCGTGGGCGTGCCCATTCCGTGCTTCTGCTACCACCCCAAGCTGGCTGTCGCCGGCTCCTGCCGCATGTGCATGGTGGAACAGGGGATGCCGCCCAGGCTCGCTCCGGGACAGACACCCTCCTATGATGAAAACGGCTATCAGCGCATCCAGTGGATGCCCCGCCCCATCATCTCCTGCGCAAACACGGTGGCGGAAAACATGGGCATCCGCACGGACAGCCCCCTGGCCAGTGAAGCGCGCCGCGGCGTAATGGAATTTCTGCTCACCAGCCACCCTCTGGACTGCCCCATCTGCGACCAGGCCGGGGAATGCAAGCTTCAGGAATACTCCAACGACTACGGCCAGGTGGAAGGCCGTTTTGAAGAGAAAAAGACCAAAAAAGGGAAAAACCTGAGCATTGGCCCGCGCGTGAACCTGGACCAAGAACGCTGCGTGCTCTGCGGCCGCTGCGTGCGCTTCATGCGCGACATCATGCACGATGAGGTGCTCACCATGTCCCAACGCGGCACCTTCAACGCCATCACGGTTTACCCCGGCCGCGAGCTGGACAGCAACTACTCCATGAACACCGTGGACCTCTGCCCGGTAGGAGCCCTTACTTCCAAGGATTTCCGCTTTAAAATGCGCGTCTGGTTCCTGAAGGAAACAAAGACCATTGACGTGGACTGCGGAACGGGCACCAATATCACCCTCTGGACAAGGGAAGACAAGGTATACCGCATTACCCCGCGCCAGAATGATGCCGTAAACTCCTGCTGGATGCCGGACTCTCACCGCCTTAACTACAAATATATCAATGCGGAAACCCGCATTCCCCAGCCCGTCATCCGTACGGATGCGGAAGCGCCCCACCGCCCCTCCACCTGGGAACCGGCTCTGGCTTCCGCCGCGGAAGCCGTCAAGCGCATTGCTCCGAACCAGCTCGCCATCATTGCCTCCGGGCGCATGACCAATGAAGAACTTTACATGGTCCGCCATCTGGCCGCCCAAATCGGCACGGATATGGTGGACATCGTTCCCCGCATGGGAGAAAGCGACGGCATGCTTATTTCTGCGGATCGCAACCCGAACACGAACGGGGCCAGGCTGGTGCTGGATATCGAACCCGGTTCCAGGCTGGACGCCATTCGCGAAGGAGTTCGCAGCGGTTCCATCAAGGGCATCCTCTCCCTGGGGGAAGACCTCATCTCCCCGGAAGCAGGCTTCACGGCGGAAGATCTGGACAAGCTGGACTACCTGTTCATGACCGCCCACAGTGCCAATGAAACGGCGCGCCATGCGGACCTGGTTCTGCCGGGCGTCACCTACGCTGAAAAATTCGGCACCATGATTAATGTCACGGGCCGTATTCAACGCCTGAACCGCGCTATCCAGCCCATAGGATACGCCCGGGACGACTGGCAGATTTTCAGAGACATCACCCTTCTGCTGGGAGGCAATCCTGCTCTGAAAGACTTCAACTCCGCCCTGGACATCCTCACCGCCATGAGCACGGAATACGGCGCACTCAATGGAGTCTCCTGGGGTTCCATCGGAGACGGGGGCCAGCCCATTCTGGAAACCGGCGTCACCATTCCCGTGGTGGAACGCGAAAAAAACCAGGGCCGCTAA